The genomic stretch GCGCGCGACTTCATCGTGAAGCCGTTTCAGGCCGAGCGCGTGCTCGAAGCTGTGCGCAAGGTCCTCGGGTGATCGGGTGCGCGGAAAGGCGGTGACCTCCTTGCCCGTTTTCGCTTTGGGCGGCGGTCCTACGGTGGACGAGTGGCTCCGGGGAGCCCCGAACTCGGGCGAACCCCCGCTTCCCGCCGCGACGGGGGAACCCCTCTTTCTCGTCCTCGTCAAGGTCTTTGCGTTTTTCCTCCTCTTGGGCTTCCTCGGCTGGATTGCCCTTCGCCTCGCGCGCCGAAAGGCGTGGGGAGATTCCCCCGAAGGTGCCGAAGTCCTCTTTCGCGTGCCTGTGGCGCCGGGGAAGTACGTCGCCGCGCTCCGCCTGGGAAGGTCGGTCTACCTCCTCGGCGTGGGCGAGGACGTCCACCTCCTCGAGGTTCTCGCGGCCGAAGAGGTCGAGCGAACTTCTCAGCCACCGCCTTCGGGTGGATCTTCCCTTCCCGCGTGGGGAGAACGCTTTTTCTCCTTACTTGTAGGTGCCGCGGAAAACGCCGCGACGAAAGAAGGAAAGGGAAGGGGAACCCCCCTTCCTTCGGGGAAGGGACGCGAAGGTGCTGAAGGGGGCGAATCCCTTGCGGTCACCGAGGAAGAGCGCCGCCTCCGCGATCTCTTCCGAAGGGGGGAGTAGAGGTGCCCATCCCGCCGGAGCTCCTCCGACCGGAAACGGCTCCCACCGCCGTTCAGTTTCTCCTCCTCATCACCGTCCTTTCCCTCGCCCCGGCGATCGTCATCCTCATGACGAGCTTTACGCGCATCGTCGTCGTCTTCGCCCTTCTCCGCAACGCCTTGGCGACGCAGCAGGTTCCGCCCAACCAGGTGCTCATCGGCCTTGCCCTCCTCCTCACCGTCTTCATCATGGAGCCTACGGTGCAGGAGGTGTACCGGACGGCTTACGTCCCCTACGTCGAAGGGCGGATCACGACGGAAGAGGCGATTCGGGCGGCGGAAAAACCGCTCAAAGAATTCATGGCCAAAAGCACGCGGCAAAAGGACCTGGCCCTCTTCCTCGAACGGCGGGGGATCACCGCCGTCCGCTCGCTGGACGAAATCCCCTTTTTCGCCCTCCTTCCCGCGTATGTCCTGAGCGAACTCACGACCGCCTTTCAAATGGGCTTTCTCCTCTACCTCCCCTTTCTCCTCATCGACCTCCTCGTGGCCAGCGTCCTCATGGGGATGGGCATGCTCATGCTTCCGCCCGTGATGATCTCGCTTCCGCTCAAACTCCTCCTCTTTCTTTCCGTGGACGGGTGGAACCTCGTCGTCGCCACGCTCCTCCGAAGTTTCTCCGGATGAGGCGCCTTTTCGGGAGACGGTGGGAGGGACGCGCATGACGCCGGAAACGGTGCAGTACGTCTTCCGCGAAGTTTTGGGGACGCTCTTTCTCCTCCTCACCCCGATCCTCGGTGCGGGACTCGTCGTGGGGGTTCTCTTCGGCATCCTCCAGGCCGCTACGCAGATTCAGGAGCAGACCTTGGCGTTTGTGCCCAAGCTCTTCGCCATGTTTCTCGTCATCGGCCTCCTCGGAAGGTGGATGCTGGGGGTGCTCGTGGAACTCACGTACCGGTTGCTCGCCCTGGCGGGGCACCTGGGCGGATAAGGGGGGATGGACGTGGATCCGTGGACCGCGTGGGTGGCGGGCGGACTTCTCGCCTCGGCACGCGTTCTTCCGCTCTTTCTCTTCGTCCCCCCTTTTTCCTTCCCGGCCTTTCCCGTGCAGGTGCGGGCGCTCCTTGCCCTAGGGCTCGCCTTCTTCGTGGCCGCGCCGGAACTTCCTTCGGACGCCACCGCCCGTCTTCTCGCAGGGGGACTTGCGGCGTTCGTCCTCTCCTTTCTCCGCGAGCTCGTCTTCGGCTTTCTCCTCGCGCTTTCCCTCCTCTTCCTCTTTTCTCTCCTGCAGACGGCGGGGAACCTCCTCGACTTCGAAATGGGACTCGCCATCGCCAACGTCTTCGATCCCCAAAGCGGGGCGAGCGTTTCCGTCCTCGGGCACGCCGTCACCCTCTACGCGGCGGCGCTCTTTTTCGCCTCAGGGGCGTACCGCACGGTGATCCGCGGGCTCTTCCTCACGTTCGACGCGCTGCCACCCGGTGCGGATTTTGCGCCCTTCGGAGGTGTGCGGCACCTCGTGTCCGTGGCGGGGGAGGCGCTGGTGGGAGCGGTCCTCCTCACGTTCCCCTTTCTCGTGCTCCTCTTCTTCATCGACCTCACGGCGGCGCTCCTCGCCCGGGCGGTACCCCAGCTCAACCTCTTCGTCCACGGACTTCCCCTCAAGCTCCTTGCGGGAAACTTCCTCCTCGTCCCGTTTGCAGGGGTGCTCGCGTTTGCCTTCTTCCGCATCGCCGACCGGTTCGTAGAGGAGATGCTCGTTTTGACGCGCTTGGCCGGGGGATGAGGCTTGGCCGCGTGAGTATGCGAAGGAGGTGAAGGCGATGCGCGGCGCGGGAGAGCGGACGCTCCGCTACCCCTATCCCGTAGACCTCCGCTTCTTCTCGGAGGAGAAGACCGAACCGCCTACGCCAAGGCGGCGCGAGGAAGCCCGCCGCAAGGGTCAGGTGGCGCGGAGCCACGACCTCACGGTGGCGCTCGGTCTCCTCTTCGCCGTCTTCCTCGTCTCCGCGGGGCAGCGCCCGCTCGCCGCCGCGCTTGCGGACCTCTTTCGCCACGGGCTCGTCCTTTCTTCTCGGCAGTCGCCGACGGAAGGGCTTCACCGCTTCGCGGAACTCGCCCTCCCCGTGGGCCTTTTGGGCGGCGGCTTTCTCCTCGCCCTCTTTGCCTTTGGATTCTTTGCGTCTTATGCCCAAACCGGCTTTGTCCTCTCATCGGAGGCCGTCGGGTTCGACTTGGGACGCATAAACCCCGTGCAGGGACTAAGGCGCATCTTTTCCCTCCGCTCCCTCGTCTACCTCGCCTTCGCCCTCCTCAAATCTGCCGGGGCGGTGGCCCTCGCCGCCTTCCTCTTTCGCGGGCTTTTGCGGGATGTGCGGGTTCCCCCGGACGTGGAGACGGCGGCGGCGGAACTCGCGGGCGCCTCCTTTCGTCTGCTTTTGTCCGTCGGGGGTCTTTTCCTCGCGCTCGCGCTGTTGGACTTCGCCTACCAGCGCTTCGAGCACGAGCGGGGGCTGCGCATGACCCGCACGGAAGTCAAGGAAGAGTTGCGGAAGACGGAAGGCGATCCCCTCCTCCGGAGCCGTCAGCGCGAACGGATGCGCTCCCTAGCCCGAAGCCGGATGATCCACGCCGTCCCC from Brockia lithotrophica encodes the following:
- a CDS encoding flagellar biosynthetic protein FliR; translated protein: MDPWTAWVAGGLLASARVLPLFLFVPPFSFPAFPVQVRALLALGLAFFVAAPELPSDATARLLAGGLAAFVLSFLRELVFGFLLALSLLFLFSLLQTAGNLLDFEMGLAIANVFDPQSGASVSVLGHAVTLYAAALFFASGAYRTVIRGLFLTFDALPPGADFAPFGGVRHLVSVAGEALVGAVLLTFPFLVLLFFIDLTAALLARAVPQLNLFVHGLPLKLLAGNFLLVPFAGVLAFAFFRIADRFVEEMLVLTRLAGG
- the fliP gene encoding flagellar type III secretion system pore protein FliP (The bacterial flagellar biogenesis protein FliP forms a type III secretion system (T3SS)-type pore required for flagellar assembly.), with the protein product MPIPPELLRPETAPTAVQFLLLITVLSLAPAIVILMTSFTRIVVVFALLRNALATQQVPPNQVLIGLALLLTVFIMEPTVQEVYRTAYVPYVEGRITTEEAIRAAEKPLKEFMAKSTRQKDLALFLERRGITAVRSLDEIPFFALLPAYVLSELTTAFQMGFLLYLPFLLIDLLVASVLMGMGMLMLPPVMISLPLKLLLFLSVDGWNLVVATLLRSFSG
- a CDS encoding flagellar biosynthetic protein FliO codes for the protein MPVFALGGGPTVDEWLRGAPNSGEPPLPAATGEPLFLVLVKVFAFFLLLGFLGWIALRLARRKAWGDSPEGAEVLFRVPVAPGKYVAALRLGRSVYLLGVGEDVHLLEVLAAEEVERTSQPPPSGGSSLPAWGERFFSLLVGAAENAATKEGKGRGTPLPSGKGREGAEGGESLAVTEEERRLRDLFRRGE
- a CDS encoding flagellar biosynthetic protein FliQ; this translates as MTPETVQYVFREVLGTLFLLLTPILGAGLVVGVLFGILQAATQIQEQTLAFVPKLFAMFLVIGLLGRWMLGVLVELTYRLLALAGHLGG
- a CDS encoding EscU/YscU/HrcU family type III secretion system export apparatus switch protein; this encodes MRGAGERTLRYPYPVDLRFFSEEKTEPPTPRRREEARRKGQVARSHDLTVALGLLFAVFLVSAGQRPLAAALADLFRHGLVLSSRQSPTEGLHRFAELALPVGLLGGGFLLALFAFGFFASYAQTGFVLSSEAVGFDLGRINPVQGLRRIFSLRSLVYLAFALLKSAGAVALAAFLFRGLLRDVRVPPDVETAAAELAGASFRLLLSVGGLFLALALLDFAYQRFEHERGLRMTRTEVKEELRKTEGDPLLRSRQRERMRSLARSRMIHAVPKADVVVTNPTHVAVALKYEARAMQAPTVVAKGKGVVALRIREVAQEHGVPLVERPPLARLLYDRVPLGAQIPPDLYRAVAEVLAYAYRIRGRNVGERG